The Salminus brasiliensis chromosome 8, fSalBra1.hap2, whole genome shotgun sequence genome has a window encoding:
- the serpine3 gene encoding probable serpin E3 produces MRCLSATSFLLCLWLVERSRGNSSLGNSLSELHTEFSVSLYQTLTETENNSNLIVSPVSISLSLGLLQLGARGHTLAQLQETMGYDVHDARIQEAVSQPQGDLGNSTQGVRLQLTNILFIQSGVQLLPAFTQSAREWYNSSLLSVNFSRPNRTHSPLQQGAHGKAGGEDAESGDLEGGALWGAATPHMALLSQVVFQGAWQKQFLFTETQNLPFTLSDGQTVKVPMMYQSTEVNFGQFRLPSEHRYTVLELPYLDRSLSLLVVLPSDRKTPLLQLEAQLTGHAVALWDTGLRRTKMDVFLPRFKMHTRVNLKPVLQSLGISGAFDPSAADFRGISEMEGLYVSEAFHEARMEVTEEGASAAAATAMLLLKRSRAPVFKADRPFLFILRHINRGSVLFMGRVVNPAEQVH; encoded by the exons ATGCGGTGCCTGTCGGCGACCTCCTTCCTCCTCTGCCTGTGGCTGGTGGAGCGAAGCCGTGGCAATAGCAGCTTGGGCAACAGCCTCAGCGAGCTGCACACGGAGTTCAGTGTCAGCCTCTACCAAACGCTCACCGAGACCGAGAACAACTCCAACCTGATCGTCTCTCCAGTCAGCATTTCGCTGAGCCTGGGGCTGCTCCAGTTGGGAGCCAGGGGCCACACCTTGGCGCAGCTGCAGGAGACCATGGGATACGATGTCCACG ATGCTCGAATCCAGGAGGCGGTGTCTCAACCCCAAGGTGACCTGGGTAACTCCACTCAGGGAGTCCGACTCCAGCTCACCAACATCCTGTTCATCCAGAGTGGGGTCCAGCTTCTTCCAGCGTTTACCCAAAGCGCCAGGGAATGGTACAACAGCAGTCTGCTCAGCGTGAACTTCAGCCGGCCCAATCGCACGCACAGTCCGCTCCAGCAGGGGGCGCATGGCAAAG CAGGCGGGGAGGACGCAGAGTCTGGAGACCTCGAAGGAGGGGCTTTGTGGGGGGCTGCTACACCTCACATGGCCCTGCTGAGCCAGGTGGTGTTCCAGGGTGCCTGGCAGAAGCAGTTTCTCTTCACTGAGACGCAGAACCTGCCCTTCACCCTTTCTGACGGCCAGACCGTCAAAGTGCCCATGATGTACCAGTCAACGGAGGTCAACTTCG GTCAGTTCCGCTTGCCCTCAGAACATCGCTACACCGTGCTCGAGCTGCCGTACCTGGACCGCTCCCTCAGCCTGTTGGTGGTGTTGCCAAGTGACAGGAAGACACCTCTTTTGCAGCTGGAGGCTCAGCTCACAGGCCACGCCGTGGCACTCTGGGATACCGGCCTGAGACGCACAAAAATGGACGTCTTTCTGCCGAG GTTTAAGATGCACACCCGGGTCAACCTGAAACCGGTTCTCCAGTCTCTCGGCATCTCCGGCGCCTTTGATCCCTCTGCTGCAGATTTCCGAGGGATATCGG AAATGGAGGGTCTGTACGTGTCGGAGGCTTTCCATGAGGCTAGGATGGAGGTGACCGAGGAGGGTGCGAgcgcagcagcagctacag CGATGCTGCTACTGAAAAGGTCCAGGGCTCCTGTATTCAAAGCGGATCGGCCATTCCTCTTCATCTTGCGGCACATAAACAGAG GCTCAGTGCTGTTCATGGGCAGAGTGGTGAATCCAGCAGAGCAGGTTCATTGA
- the ints6 gene encoding integrator complex subunit 6 isoform X1 — MPVILFLIDTSASMNQRSHLGTTYLDIAKGAVETFLKLRSRDPASRGDRYMLVSFEEAPAGIKAGWKDSHATFMTELRNLQAIGLTPFGQTLRTSFDLLNLNRLVSGIDNYGQGRNPFFLEPAIIVAITDGSKLTSTCGVQDELHLPLTTPLPGSELTKEPFRWDQRLFSLVLRIPGHASLEPEPLGGVPPDASPVTPMCEVTGGRSYSVFSQRMLNQCLESLVQKIQSGVVINFEKTGPDPAEDGPVDVKCGPQPWHSCHRLIYVRPNPKTGVPVGHWPIPESFWPDQNSPSLPPRMAHPQVRFSCVEAEPMVVDKVPFDKYELEPSPLTQYILERKSPHTCWQVFVSNSAKYGDLGQPFGYLKASTALNCVNLFVMPYNYPVVLPLLDDLIRVHKFKPTVKWRQSFETYLKTMPPYYITPLRKALRMMGAPNLLADNMEYGLSYSVVSYLKKLSQQAKVEADRVCALVGKKAGPDAGIKLRSKSSALSLAHRKDFTQLLQSIVGDGPALPIELNPKEFSGFQLAVLNKALKPQGLRNPYDIPREHLLDQLSRMRRNLLNASVCNLRGQDQDQIHSVPIAQMGNYQDFLKQCPSPLREADPDQPKRLHTFGNPFKLDKKAMMVDEADEFVTGTQGKGKRPGEPSSPAGGGAPKRRRCMSPLLRPGRAYTPPNKTPPRVPENNHSAVGNHVGHVEPDPTPDLEPSPESAAPPPDLQRNHLEVDEEEEEEQQQQQQEPMQEPMQENGQSNEEELSVDGEEDEQVTRRYPSPNQLKKIRKEEGKELNTELRVLITKEIRKPGRRYEKIFYLLKQIQGSLETRLIFLQNIIKEAARFKKRVLIEQLENFLEEIHLRANNMNHLDGF, encoded by the exons ATGCCCGTGATACTTTTCCTGATAGACACGTCTGCCTCTATGAACCAGCGCTCCCATCTGGGCACTACCTATCTGGATATAGCCAAAGGTGCCGTTGAGACTTTCTTGAAG CTGAGGAGCAGGGACCCGGCGAGCAGAGGAGACCGATACATGCTGGTTTCTTTCGAGGAGGCTCCAGCTGGAATcaag GCGGGGTGGAAAGACAGCCATGCTACGTTTATGACGGAGCTGAGGAACCTGCAGGCCATCGGACTCACGCCGTTCGGCCAGACTTTAAGGACGAGTTTTGATTTGCTCAACCTCAACCGATTAGTTTCAGGGATAGACAACTATGGACAG ggTAGAAACCCATTCTTCTTGGAGCCTGCCATCATCGTGGCAATTACTGACGGCAGCAAGCTGACCAGCACTTGCGGGGTGCAGGACGAG CTCCATTTACCCTTGACGACGCCATTGCCAGGCAGTGAGCTGACCAAGGAGCCATTCCGTTGGGACCAGCGCCTTTTCTCATTGGTCCTCCGCATCCCAGGCCATGCTTCTCTGGAGCCGGAACCGCTGGGCGGCGTCCCACCTGACGCCTCCCCTGTCACACCCATGTGCGAGGTTACAGGAG GCCGCTCCTACAGCGTGTTTTCCCAGCGTATGCTGAACCAGTGCCTGGAGTCTCTGGTGCAGAAGATTCAGAGTGGAGTGGTCATCAACTTCGAAAAGACTGGGCCAGACCCAGCTGAAG aTGGTCCAGTGGATGTGAAGTGTGGACCTCAGCCATGGCACAGCTGTCACAGGCTGATCTATGTCCGGCCAAACCCTAAAACGGGCGTTCCTGTCGGCCACTGGCCCATTCCAGAGTCTTTCTGGCCTGACCAGAACTCTCCTTCTCTG CCTCCACGTATGGCCCATCCTCAGGTGCGGTTCTCTTGTGTGGAGGCGGAACCCATGGTGGTGGATAAGGTTCCGTTTGACAAATATGAACTGGAGCCATCGCCCCTCACGCAGTACATACTGGAGAGGAAGTCTCCACACACCTGCTGGCAG GTGTTCGTGAGTAACAGTGCTAAATACGGTGACCTGGGTCAGCCCTTTGGCTACCTGAAGGCCAGCACTGCTCTCAACTGCGTCAACCTGTTTGTTATGCCCTACAACTACCCTGTGGTTCTGCCCCTCCTCG ATGACTTGATTAGAGTGCACAAATTCAAGCCCACAGTGAAATGGCGCCAGTCCTTTGAAACCTACCTGAAAACCATGCCGCCGTACTACATCACG CCTTTGAGGAAGGCGCTGCGAATGATgggagctccaaacctgctggcAGACAACATGGAGTATGGGCTGAGCTACAGCGTGGTGTCCTACCTCAAGAAGCTCAGCCAGCAG GCAAAGGTGGAAGCAGACCGGGTGTGCGCGCTGGTCGGGAAGAAGGCTGGGCCGGATGCCGGGATTAAGCTCCGGTCCAAAAGCTCCGCCCTCTCGCTAGCTCACAGGAAAGACTTCACGCAGCTGCTGCAGAGCATCGTCGGGGACGGGCCAGCTCTGCCGATCGAGTTGAACCCTAAAGAGTTCTCAGGGTTCCAGCTCGCGGTGCTCAACAAG GCCCTGAAGCCGCAGGGTTTGCGAAACCCATACGACATACCGAGAGAGCACCTGTTGGACCAGCTGAGCCGCATGAGGCGAAACCTTCTGAATGCCAGCGTGTGTAATCTGAGGGGCCAGGATCAAG ATCAGATTCACAGTGTGCCTATAGCACAGATGGGGAACTATCAGGATTTCCTGAAACAGTGCCCCTCCCCCTTGCGAGAGGCAGATCCAGATCAGCCCAAGCGGCTACACACCTTCGGCAACCCCTTCAAACTGGATAAGAAG GCAATGATGGTGGATGAGGCAGATGAGTTTGTGACGGGCACTCAGGGAAAAGGAAAGCGTCCTGGTGAGCCCAGCTCTCCCGCTGGAGGGGGAGCCCCCAAGCGCAGGCGATGCATGTCCCCTCTCCTGCGTCCTGGGCGAGCATACACCCCACCGAATAAAACTCCGCCTAGAG TTCCAGAGAACAACCATTCTGCGGTGGGGAACCACGTAGGCCACGTTGAGCCAGACCCCACCCCAGATCTGGAACCCTCTCCGGAGTCTGCGGCACCGCCCCCTGACCTGCAAAGGAACCACCTGGAGgtggatgaagaggaggaggaggaacagcagcagcagcagcaggagcccATGCAGGAGCCCATGCAGGAGAACGGCCAGTCTAACGAGGAGGAGCTGTCTGTGGACGGGGAGGAAGACGAGCAGGTCACCCGGCGCTATCCTTCCCCTAATCAGCTGAAGAAGATCCGAAAGGAGGAAGGCAAGGAGCTGAACACAGAGCTCCGAGTTCTCATCACCAAGGAGATCCGGAAACCTGGCAGGC GGTATGAGAAAATCTTCTACCTCCTGAAGCAGATCCAGGGAAGTCTAGAAACACGGCTCATCTTCTTACAGAACATCATCAAAGAGGCGGCCAG GTTCAAAAAGCGAGTTCTTATCGAGCAGCTGGAGAACTTTCTAGAAGAGATTCACTTGCGAGCGAACAACATGAACCATCTGGACGGCTTCTGA
- the ints6 gene encoding integrator complex subunit 6 isoform X2: MPVILFLIDTSASMNQRSHLGTTYLDIAKGAVETFLKLRSRDPASRGDRYMLVSFEEAPAGIKAGWKDSHATFMTELRNLQAIGLTPFGQTLRTSFDLLNLNRLVSGIDNYGQGRNPFFLEPAIIVAITDGSKLTSTCGVQDELHLPLTTPLPGSELTKEPFRWDQRLFSLVLRIPGHASLEPEPLGGVPPDASPVTPMCEVTGGRSYSVFSQRMLNQCLESLVQKIQSGVVINFEKTGPDPAEDGPVDVKCGPQPWHSCHRLIYVRPNPKTGVPVGHWPIPESFWPDQNSPSLPPRMAHPQVRFSCVEAEPMVVDKVPFDKYELEPSPLTQYILERKSPHTCWQVFVSNSAKYGDLGQPFGYLKASTALNCVNLFVMPYNYPVVLPLLAHSEMAPVL, translated from the exons ATGCCCGTGATACTTTTCCTGATAGACACGTCTGCCTCTATGAACCAGCGCTCCCATCTGGGCACTACCTATCTGGATATAGCCAAAGGTGCCGTTGAGACTTTCTTGAAG CTGAGGAGCAGGGACCCGGCGAGCAGAGGAGACCGATACATGCTGGTTTCTTTCGAGGAGGCTCCAGCTGGAATcaag GCGGGGTGGAAAGACAGCCATGCTACGTTTATGACGGAGCTGAGGAACCTGCAGGCCATCGGACTCACGCCGTTCGGCCAGACTTTAAGGACGAGTTTTGATTTGCTCAACCTCAACCGATTAGTTTCAGGGATAGACAACTATGGACAG ggTAGAAACCCATTCTTCTTGGAGCCTGCCATCATCGTGGCAATTACTGACGGCAGCAAGCTGACCAGCACTTGCGGGGTGCAGGACGAG CTCCATTTACCCTTGACGACGCCATTGCCAGGCAGTGAGCTGACCAAGGAGCCATTCCGTTGGGACCAGCGCCTTTTCTCATTGGTCCTCCGCATCCCAGGCCATGCTTCTCTGGAGCCGGAACCGCTGGGCGGCGTCCCACCTGACGCCTCCCCTGTCACACCCATGTGCGAGGTTACAGGAG GCCGCTCCTACAGCGTGTTTTCCCAGCGTATGCTGAACCAGTGCCTGGAGTCTCTGGTGCAGAAGATTCAGAGTGGAGTGGTCATCAACTTCGAAAAGACTGGGCCAGACCCAGCTGAAG aTGGTCCAGTGGATGTGAAGTGTGGACCTCAGCCATGGCACAGCTGTCACAGGCTGATCTATGTCCGGCCAAACCCTAAAACGGGCGTTCCTGTCGGCCACTGGCCCATTCCAGAGTCTTTCTGGCCTGACCAGAACTCTCCTTCTCTG CCTCCACGTATGGCCCATCCTCAGGTGCGGTTCTCTTGTGTGGAGGCGGAACCCATGGTGGTGGATAAGGTTCCGTTTGACAAATATGAACTGGAGCCATCGCCCCTCACGCAGTACATACTGGAGAGGAAGTCTCCACACACCTGCTGGCAG GTGTTCGTGAGTAACAGTGCTAAATACGGTGACCTGGGTCAGCCCTTTGGCTACCTGAAGGCCAGCACTGCTCTCAACTGCGTCAACCTGTTTGTTATGCCCTACAACTACCCTGTGGTTCTGCCCCTCCTCG CCCACAGTGAAATGGCGCCAGTCCTTTGA